In Pedobacter sp. WC2423, the following are encoded in one genomic region:
- the thrA gene encoding bifunctional aspartate kinase/homoserine dehydrogenase I, protein MNILKFGGTSVGSASGIRTLISILKEREQGDYPVVVLSAMSGVTNLLLAMAEKAQVAEEYAAELKAIEEKHFEVVRTLLPAAAQNPVFTRLKIYFNEMEDVLQSVYHLKELSPQTKDLILSFGERCSAFMISHIAKQDFPNAICVDGSELIKTDSNFGQAKVNTPLTELLIQDFYEANRDKLLFVTGFIASNTEGRTTTLGRGGSDFTAAIWGSALNVKEIEIWTDVDGMLTADPRIVEKAFSLPELSYTEAMELSYFGAKVIYPPTMTPAFLKKIPIVIKNTFNTSFKGTYIRHGVNTSTFPIKGISSIDEISILNLSGSGMVGKAGFSGRLFSLLSREQINVVLITQSSSEHSITFAVKPADALSALAIISKEFELELQAKKLEYPEVENGLAVLAIVGENMKHTPGMSGKLFHALGRNGVNVRAIAQGSSEYNISVILSKTDLSKAVNAVHEAFFENLKKTLHVFCLGTGNIGKTLFRQLLVQSPLLAQNNDLEVKVMGISNSREMYLSKTAMNLADWENELSKNAEQADLASFVKQMKAMNLPNCVFVDNTASSNPVNFYQEILESSISLVTCNKIGNSAEYEQYAAFKTAARTYGVDFHYETNVGAGLPIIRTLKDLMLSGDNIFSIEAILSGTISFIFNNFKNEVLFHEIVKEAQDKGYTEPDPRDDLNGKDFMRKMLILARDAGYPLEEADVQLESMLPPACMAADSVDDFYQELKNNAAYFEDLKSKAAAENKVLRYIGKLEEGKVTINLQMVDDSHPFYMLSGSDNIISFTTDRYKDRPLVIKGPGAGAEVTAAGVFADIINVGKK, encoded by the coding sequence ATGAACATTCTAAAATTCGGCGGTACTTCAGTAGGATCAGCATCAGGTATACGAACCCTGATCAGTATCCTAAAAGAAAGGGAACAGGGTGATTATCCAGTAGTTGTACTTTCAGCAATGAGTGGAGTTACCAATCTGCTTCTGGCTATGGCAGAAAAGGCACAGGTGGCAGAGGAGTATGCCGCAGAGCTCAAAGCAATTGAAGAGAAACATTTCGAAGTGGTGAGAACGTTGCTTCCTGCTGCTGCACAAAATCCAGTATTTACACGGTTGAAAATTTACTTCAATGAAATGGAAGATGTTTTGCAATCGGTTTATCATTTAAAAGAATTAAGTCCTCAGACCAAAGATTTAATCCTGAGTTTCGGTGAGCGTTGTTCTGCTTTTATGATCAGCCATATTGCTAAACAGGATTTTCCCAATGCAATTTGTGTAGATGGATCTGAACTGATTAAAACAGATAGTAATTTTGGACAGGCCAAAGTAAATACGCCATTAACAGAACTGCTGATTCAGGACTTTTATGAAGCAAATAGAGATAAACTATTGTTTGTAACCGGATTTATAGCCAGCAATACCGAAGGAAGAACCACAACTTTGGGACGTGGTGGCAGTGATTTTACCGCAGCAATATGGGGTTCTGCCCTGAATGTAAAAGAGATTGAAATCTGGACTGATGTAGATGGGATGCTGACTGCTGATCCAAGGATCGTAGAAAAAGCATTTTCTTTACCAGAACTGAGTTATACAGAAGCAATGGAGCTATCGTATTTTGGCGCAAAGGTAATTTACCCGCCAACAATGACTCCTGCTTTTCTAAAGAAAATACCGATTGTCATCAAGAATACTTTCAATACAAGTTTTAAGGGTACTTATATCCGTCATGGGGTAAATACTTCAACTTTTCCCATCAAAGGAATTTCTTCAATCGATGAAATCAGTATCCTGAATTTGTCTGGTAGCGGAATGGTTGGAAAGGCTGGTTTTAGTGGCAGGTTATTCTCTCTTTTATCAAGGGAACAGATTAACGTGGTCTTGATTACCCAGTCTTCTTCTGAGCATAGTATCACTTTTGCAGTGAAGCCTGCTGATGCTTTGAGTGCACTGGCGATCATCAGTAAAGAATTCGAACTGGAATTACAGGCTAAAAAACTGGAATATCCGGAAGTGGAAAATGGATTGGCTGTACTGGCTATTGTAGGGGAGAATATGAAACATACACCGGGCATGTCTGGTAAATTGTTCCATGCTTTAGGTAGAAACGGGGTCAATGTGCGGGCAATTGCACAAGGATCTTCAGAATATAATATATCAGTTATTTTATCGAAAACTGATCTTTCAAAAGCGGTGAATGCGGTGCATGAAGCTTTCTTTGAAAATCTGAAGAAAACACTCCATGTATTTTGTCTGGGTACCGGAAATATTGGTAAAACTTTGTTCCGCCAGTTATTGGTGCAAAGTCCGTTGCTGGCGCAGAACAATGATTTGGAAGTGAAGGTGATGGGGATCAGTAATTCCCGCGAAATGTATTTGAGTAAAACAGCCATGAACCTGGCAGATTGGGAAAATGAGCTGAGCAAAAATGCGGAGCAGGCAGATTTAGCTTCCTTCGTGAAGCAGATGAAAGCCATGAATTTACCCAACTGTGTTTTTGTAGACAATACAGCAAGCAGCAATCCGGTCAACTTTTACCAGGAAATATTAGAATCAAGCATTTCCCTGGTGACTTGTAATAAGATTGGAAATTCTGCCGAATATGAGCAATATGCTGCTTTTAAAACGGCTGCACGTACTTATGGGGTAGACTTTCATTATGAGACAAATGTAGGGGCAGGTCTTCCGATCATTCGTACATTGAAAGATTTAATGCTGAGCGGAGATAATATTTTCAGTATAGAAGCGATCCTATCGGGAACCATTTCTTTCATCTTTAATAACTTTAAAAATGAGGTGCTTTTCCATGAGATCGTCAAAGAAGCACAGGATAAAGGGTATACTGAACCAGATCCGCGTGATGATTTAAATGGAAAGGATTTTATGCGTAAAATGCTGATCCTGGCAAGAGACGCAGGTTATCCGTTAGAGGAAGCAGATGTACAGTTGGAAAGTATGCTGCCTCCGGCTTGTATGGCTGCGGATAGTGTGGATGATTTTTATCAGGAACTTAAAAACAATGCGGCTTACTTTGAAGATTTGAAAAGCAAAGCTGCCGCTGAAAATAAAGTGTTGCGGTATATTGGAAAACTGGAAGAAGGAAAAGTGACTATTAACCTGCAAATGGTTGATGACAGCCATCCTTTCTACATGCTTTCGGGCAGTGATAATATTATTTCTTTCACTACAGACCGGTACAAAGATCGTCCTTTAGTGATTAAAGGGCCTGGTGCGGGTGCTGAAGTAACTGCTGCCGGTGTATTTGCGGACATCATAAATGTGGGCAAGAAATGA
- a CDS encoding M1 family metallopeptidase yields the protein MMHKNIFKIATLFLLGAVTTQAQELYMPRNIKAAFAKGTRALDGKPGKNYWQNKGKYDMTITVTPNDKLVKGTETITYTNHSPDTLRRITMRFVNNMHKPEAPRAGYVSKDYLTSGLDISLFTVDGQSYNVDSKDWGTTSDIKLNNALAPGKTATFKINWSYPLSKVSGREGQIDSTTFFVAYAFPRVSVYDDYNGWDKIPHTDRTEFYNDFNDYLLTVKAPKNYVVWATGDLKNPDEVLQPKFAEKLKKSYTSEEVVSIANAQEMANGEVTKQNEWNTWKFAANHITDVTFALSNHYLWDAGSVVVDKKTGRRTSVQSAYDSKAEDFSHAATWTKLALDWFSNNWPGVPYPFSKMTAVQGFADMEFPMMVNDSSTPDMEFSQFVLNHEIAHTYFPFYMGTNETRYAHMDEGWATTLEYLIGQQQLGKEKADQNYKKFRVERWIKDPSTEEDQPIITLSTQVSGSGYGNNAYVKPSLAYLALKDMFGEVLFKQYLHAYMDRWNGKHPIPWDFFNTINDVSNQDLNWFWNNWFFSNNYIDLAIDKVTIKGMTYNISIQNTGGFAIPFDIKVTYADGTTHVIHETPAVWKFNQKAINIQFTADKPVTSIVLEGGIYMDAKPSDNSWNK from the coding sequence ATGATGCACAAAAACATTTTCAAGATAGCTACGCTATTTTTATTGGGAGCCGTTACCACGCAGGCCCAGGAACTGTACATGCCACGGAATATCAAAGCAGCGTTCGCTAAAGGTACACGTGCGCTGGATGGCAAGCCTGGAAAAAATTACTGGCAGAATAAAGGGAAGTACGATATGACGATCACAGTCACTCCAAATGATAAATTAGTCAAAGGAACGGAAACCATCACTTACACGAACCATAGCCCTGATACGCTGAGAAGAATAACGATGAGGTTTGTTAATAACATGCACAAACCAGAAGCACCAAGAGCAGGTTACGTGAGCAAAGACTATTTAACGAGCGGACTGGATATCAGTTTATTTACAGTAGATGGACAGTCTTACAATGTAGACAGCAAAGACTGGGGCACTACTTCAGACATTAAACTGAACAATGCATTAGCACCAGGCAAAACTGCAACCTTTAAAATCAACTGGAGTTATCCTTTATCAAAAGTAAGCGGCAGAGAAGGCCAGATTGACAGCACCACTTTTTTTGTAGCCTATGCCTTTCCGAGAGTTTCCGTTTATGATGATTATAATGGGTGGGATAAAATTCCGCATACCGACAGAACTGAATTCTATAATGATTTCAATGATTACCTGCTGACGGTGAAAGCACCTAAAAACTACGTAGTATGGGCCACAGGCGATTTAAAGAATCCGGATGAGGTGTTACAGCCTAAATTCGCAGAGAAGCTTAAAAAGTCTTACACCAGTGAAGAAGTCGTGTCTATCGCCAATGCGCAGGAAATGGCAAATGGAGAAGTGACTAAGCAAAATGAATGGAATACCTGGAAATTTGCTGCCAATCATATTACTGATGTAACCTTTGCGCTGAGTAATCATTATTTATGGGATGCAGGAAGCGTTGTCGTTGATAAAAAAACCGGCAGAAGAACAAGTGTACAATCTGCCTATGACAGCAAAGCTGAAGACTTTTCTCATGCTGCAACCTGGACTAAACTAGCTTTAGACTGGTTTTCAAATAACTGGCCGGGTGTTCCTTACCCATTCTCAAAAATGACTGCAGTACAAGGTTTTGCTGATATGGAGTTTCCGATGATGGTGAATGACTCCAGTACACCAGATATGGAATTCAGCCAGTTTGTATTGAACCATGAAATTGCACATACTTATTTCCCTTTTTACATGGGAACGAATGAAACCCGTTATGCGCATATGGATGAAGGGTGGGCAACTACTTTAGAATACCTGATTGGTCAGCAGCAGCTTGGAAAAGAAAAAGCAGACCAGAATTACAAGAAATTCAGAGTAGAACGATGGATTAAAGATCCTTCTACAGAAGAAGATCAGCCAATTATCACCCTGTCTACCCAGGTTTCTGGTTCAGGATATGGTAATAATGCCTATGTGAAGCCTTCGCTGGCTTACCTGGCTTTAAAAGATATGTTTGGAGAGGTATTGTTCAAGCAATACCTGCATGCCTACATGGACCGCTGGAATGGAAAGCACCCTATTCCATGGGATTTCTTTAATACCATCAATGATGTTTCCAACCAAGATTTAAACTGGTTCTGGAACAACTGGTTTTTCAGCAATAACTATATCGATCTGGCTATTGATAAAGTAACCATCAAAGGGATGACGTATAACATCTCTATTCAAAACACAGGTGGTTTTGCGATACCTTTTGATATTAAAGTTACTTATGCTGACGGAACTACTCATGTAATCCATGAAACGCCAGCCGTGTGGAAATTCAACCAGAAAGCAATTAACATTCAATTTACTGCCGACAAGCCAGTGACTTCAATAGTGCTGGAAGGTGGTATTTATATGGATGCCAAGCCGTCAGATAACAGCTGGAACAAGTAA
- a CDS encoding DUF2339 domain-containing protein: MEFLYVILLVVIIVMIATTKSSLNERVGKLEYRIFEFQELLKQSRPGYIPPETTATEPEPQEMRPVDWGTSPFQAPAIPLVPPPYKTKKDLNPDPVRDFIPKPVQEEAVVPEETVQPEVVHDIPQPVQQPVHREPAVPELSFFEKHPDLEKFIGENLINKIGIAILVLAIGYFVKFAIDSNWIGPVGRVGIGVLCGGILIGIAHWMRNSYKAFSSVLVGGGLAVLYFTITLAFHQFHLFNQTTSFIILIGITCFAVALSLLYNRQEVAVIALVGGLTSPLMVSTGHANYHGLFIYLVILNAGLLVIAYRKSWRILNVSTFVLTVLMFSASLFSMPATSYGTGFLYASILYLLFFGINVAYNVRENKTFIGADFTLLLANTALYFGAGLFLLTGMHQEQFRGLFAVSLAVINLLLSYLLFRNKKVDTNVLYLLIGITLTFISVAGPIQLHGHYITLFWAAETVLLYWLYQKSRIYLMQLASQIIWALMLLSLFMDWAAIYGDSAIAVNVLINKGFITSLFSAISSYLLYVLYQKPDVEGEIPKGDILNPAFIKYTAIVLLFLSGLLEVNHQFSNRFPHTPLNSVYVILYASLFLYLYLFLGKKRESLRLNWRINAVLIGGCIAVYLFFMVGFFDLQEAMLVRQEVASFHFTAHWICAVFIGLLFDQLIRICRTLLPETLKKMAAWVLAGSIVLFLSLEVSLISNVLFYSANNSISNVETIYIKTGLPVLWGLASFAMMWLGMRHKYLTLRIISLSLFALTLLKLFIFDISNIPPAGKIAAFFFLGVILLIISFMYQKVKKIIAADEPHKDE; encoded by the coding sequence ATGGAGTTTCTTTACGTCATCTTACTGGTTGTCATCATCGTGATGATTGCCACCACTAAAAGCAGCCTGAACGAAAGAGTCGGGAAGCTTGAATACCGGATCTTTGAATTTCAGGAGCTTTTAAAGCAAAGCAGGCCCGGATATATTCCACCAGAAACAACTGCCACGGAGCCAGAGCCACAAGAAATGCGGCCTGTAGACTGGGGTACATCTCCATTTCAAGCGCCGGCAATCCCACTTGTTCCGCCACCGTATAAAACTAAAAAAGATCTTAATCCTGATCCTGTACGTGATTTCATTCCCAAACCTGTTCAGGAGGAAGCGGTTGTTCCTGAAGAAACAGTACAACCTGAAGTTGTTCACGATATACCTCAGCCAGTTCAACAACCTGTTCATCGTGAACCAGCGGTACCAGAACTTTCCTTCTTTGAGAAACATCCTGATCTGGAGAAATTCATCGGAGAGAATTTAATCAATAAAATTGGTATTGCAATACTCGTACTGGCTATCGGTTACTTTGTGAAATTTGCTATTGACAGCAACTGGATCGGCCCGGTAGGCCGCGTTGGTATTGGCGTACTTTGCGGAGGTATTTTAATTGGTATTGCACATTGGATGCGTAATTCTTACAAAGCATTCAGCTCTGTTTTAGTAGGGGGTGGGCTTGCCGTTTTATACTTTACCATTACGCTTGCTTTTCATCAGTTTCATCTGTTCAATCAAACCACGTCCTTCATTATCCTGATTGGGATAACCTGTTTTGCCGTCGCGCTTTCGCTCTTGTACAACAGGCAGGAAGTGGCCGTTATTGCATTAGTAGGTGGTTTAACCAGTCCATTAATGGTCAGTACCGGACACGCCAATTATCACGGTTTGTTTATTTACCTGGTCATATTAAATGCAGGGCTGCTGGTGATTGCTTACCGTAAATCATGGCGTATTCTTAATGTATCGACCTTTGTACTGACCGTACTGATGTTTTCAGCAAGTCTGTTCAGCATGCCAGCTACGAGTTATGGAACCGGCTTTTTATATGCCAGCATTTTATACCTGCTTTTCTTTGGGATTAATGTGGCTTATAATGTCCGGGAGAATAAAACATTTATCGGTGCTGATTTTACCCTTTTACTGGCCAATACCGCGCTATATTTTGGAGCAGGATTATTCTTGCTGACCGGAATGCATCAGGAACAGTTCAGAGGGCTTTTTGCTGTAAGTTTAGCAGTGATCAACTTGCTGTTATCTTACTTGCTGTTCCGCAATAAAAAGGTAGATACCAACGTGCTTTATCTATTGATCGGGATTACGCTGACCTTTATATCGGTTGCTGGCCCAATTCAATTACACGGCCATTATATTACCTTATTCTGGGCAGCAGAAACGGTACTGCTTTACTGGCTTTATCAAAAATCCCGCATCTATTTAATGCAGCTGGCTTCGCAAATTATCTGGGCATTGATGCTGTTAAGCTTATTCATGGACTGGGCGGCAATTTATGGTGACTCTGCAATAGCTGTCAATGTGCTGATCAATAAAGGATTTATTACCTCACTGTTCAGCGCAATCAGTTCTTACTTGTTATACGTTCTTTATCAAAAGCCTGACGTTGAAGGGGAAATTCCTAAAGGAGATATCTTAAACCCGGCATTCATTAAATACACAGCTATTGTACTGCTGTTTTTAAGCGGACTGCTGGAAGTTAATCATCAGTTTTCAAACCGGTTCCCGCATACCCCTTTGAACAGTGTGTATGTAATTTTGTATGCTTCATTATTTCTTTACTTATACCTGTTTTTAGGTAAAAAAAGAGAGTCACTCCGGTTAAACTGGAGAATAAATGCGGTCCTGATCGGCGGTTGTATTGCGGTGTACCTGTTCTTTATGGTTGGATTTTTTGATCTGCAAGAGGCTATGCTTGTGCGTCAGGAGGTCGCATCTTTCCATTTTACAGCCCACTGGATTTGCGCGGTGTTTATCGGGCTGTTATTTGATCAGCTGATCCGGATTTGCAGAACCTTATTGCCAGAAACCCTGAAGAAAATGGCAGCCTGGGTTTTAGCGGGTTCAATTGTTCTGTTCCTGAGTCTGGAAGTCAGCTTAATCAGCAACGTACTATTCTATTCAGCTAACAACTCAATCAGCAATGTAGAAACGATTTATATAAAGACGGGGCTTCCGGTATTATGGGGATTAGCATCCTTTGCGATGATGTGGCTGGGCATGCGTCATAAATATCTTACGCTAAGGATTATTTCGCTGAGCCTGTTTGCGCTTACCTTATTAAAGCTATTTATATTTGACATCAGTAATATTCCACCTGCTGGTAAAATAGCAGCGTTCTTTTTCCTGGGCGTCATCCTGTTAATCATTTCATTCATGTACCAGAAAGTTAAAAAAATTATTGCCGCAGATGAACCCCATAAAGATGAATAA
- a CDS encoding nucleotide pyrophosphohydrolase has protein sequence MTIQEAQDTVDQWINTTGIRYFNELTNTAILMEEVGEVARIMSRKYGEQSFKKSDEAVDLGDEMADVLFVLICLANQTGINLTEAMEKNLVKKSIRDADRHKNNEKLK, from the coding sequence ATGACGATACAGGAAGCACAGGATACCGTTGATCAGTGGATCAATACGACCGGAATCCGTTATTTCAACGAATTAACCAATACGGCCATATTGATGGAAGAAGTAGGTGAAGTAGCCCGCATTATGTCCCGTAAATACGGTGAGCAATCTTTCAAGAAAAGTGATGAAGCTGTAGACCTTGGCGATGAAATGGCCGATGTTTTATTCGTGCTGATCTGTCTGGCTAACCAAACTGGTATTAACCTGACCGAAGCAATGGAGAAAAACCTGGTGAAAAAGAGTATCAGGGATGCCGACAGGCATAAAAATAATGAGAAGCTGAAATAA
- a CDS encoding HIT family protein, with protein sequence MSSIFSKIVAGEIPAHVVAETTEFMAFLDVSPLTMGHLLVIPKQEIDYIFDMDEESYFGLTLFAKIVAVALKKAFPCVKVGMAVIGLEVPHVHIHLIPMNAVGDMNFSKAKLNPTQEELQEAAQKIKAHL encoded by the coding sequence ATGTCAAGTATATTTTCCAAGATCGTAGCCGGAGAAATTCCCGCACATGTAGTTGCCGAAACGACAGAATTTATGGCGTTTTTAGATGTCAGTCCTTTAACGATGGGACATTTACTGGTGATCCCTAAACAAGAAATTGATTATATATTTGATATGGACGAAGAAAGTTATTTCGGACTTACCTTATTTGCAAAGATTGTAGCAGTAGCGCTAAAGAAAGCTTTTCCATGTGTAAAAGTAGGAATGGCCGTTATTGGTCTGGAAGTACCTCATGTACATATCCATTTGATCCCTATGAACGCAGTGGGGGATATGAATTTTAGTAAAGCGAAGCTGAACCCTACGCAGGAAGAATTGCAGGAAGCCGCTCAGAAAATTAAAGCACACTTATAA
- the greA gene encoding transcription elongation factor GreA yields MTEVTYYTQEGLDKLKEEVHYLTTTGRQLISKAIAEARDKGDLSENAEYDAAKEAQGLHEAKISKLKTTLASARLIDESKLDLTKVLALSIVKIKNLKNGATMSYQLVAETEADLKTGKISVKSPIAQGLLGKSVGDKTEIEVPAGKIEFEILEITR; encoded by the coding sequence ATGACAGAGGTAACATACTACACTCAGGAAGGATTAGATAAGCTAAAAGAAGAAGTACATTACTTAACTACTACAGGGAGACAATTGATCTCCAAAGCTATAGCTGAAGCAAGAGATAAAGGCGATCTATCTGAAAATGCGGAGTACGATGCTGCGAAGGAAGCACAAGGTCTGCATGAAGCAAAAATATCTAAATTAAAGACTACACTTGCATCTGCAAGATTAATTGATGAATCGAAATTAGACCTGACTAAAGTGCTGGCTTTATCGATCGTTAAAATAAAGAACTTAAAAAACGGTGCAACGATGAGTTACCAGCTGGTGGCTGAAACTGAAGCTGACCTTAAAACCGGAAAGATTTCTGTTAAATCTCCGATTGCACAAGGTTTGTTAGGTAAATCGGTAGGGGACAAAACTGAAATTGAAGTTCCTGCCGGTAAAATTGAATTTGAAATATTAGAAATCACGAGATAA
- a CDS encoding DUF3999 family protein: protein MNKQFFLTLTFLLSVFGVFAQQTFRYQAVLPKVEADGFYRVDLSPELIAGAQANLGDIRILNQKKQFSPYIFGNQLVFKDQRNFIAFPRLKMLAEVDTVTTFIVENAAHLTINQLSLQLRNASVQRNVNLSGSDDLKKWYAIKENISLEEAVSNEPGNGTYQQQLNFPSSSYRYLRIQINNENKEPVAILQAGIYRQQSIPPVYVQLKKPLIQQRDSAQVSYITVRFNAPYQLNKLYLEMAGQKYYKRNIRVYAVHQKEKTLVADTSISTSAIPNLYFSAKTNHLELEIVNGDNPPLVLNKVNGYQLSQSLISYLEKGQDYKILFGDEKANAPDYDLKFFGDSLQQELKPLNYQLISANPLYQKPQEKSKVAKGDGIPGWIIWAAIVIVAALLGFLTFKMTQEVSKRDQI, encoded by the coding sequence ATGAATAAACAGTTTTTTTTAACACTAACTTTTTTACTGAGTGTTTTCGGTGTATTCGCGCAGCAAACATTCAGGTATCAGGCTGTACTGCCAAAAGTAGAAGCCGATGGGTTTTACCGGGTTGATTTGAGTCCTGAACTGATTGCTGGTGCGCAGGCAAATCTGGGTGATATCAGGATACTGAATCAGAAGAAACAGTTTTCACCTTATATTTTTGGCAATCAGCTGGTTTTTAAAGATCAGCGGAACTTTATTGCTTTCCCAAGGTTGAAAATGTTAGCAGAAGTGGATACTGTAACCACTTTTATAGTGGAGAATGCAGCTCACCTGACCATTAATCAATTGAGTTTACAGTTACGTAATGCTTCTGTTCAAAGAAATGTAAACTTATCCGGAAGCGATGATCTTAAAAAATGGTATGCGATTAAAGAGAACATCTCTTTGGAAGAAGCTGTTTCCAATGAACCAGGTAATGGAACTTATCAGCAGCAGCTGAATTTCCCTTCCAGTTCTTACCGGTATCTCCGGATACAGATCAACAATGAAAATAAAGAACCGGTAGCGATTTTGCAGGCAGGTATTTACAGGCAGCAAAGTATTCCGCCTGTTTATGTTCAGCTTAAAAAGCCTTTGATTCAGCAGCGGGATAGTGCTCAGGTCAGTTATATAACGGTTCGTTTCAATGCGCCTTATCAATTGAATAAACTGTACCTGGAAATGGCCGGGCAAAAGTATTATAAACGCAATATCAGGGTTTATGCGGTACATCAAAAAGAGAAAACACTGGTTGCAGATACTTCTATCAGTACTTCAGCGATTCCTAACCTGTACTTCTCAGCCAAAACAAATCATTTAGAGCTTGAAATTGTGAATGGTGATAACCCACCATTGGTGCTTAATAAAGTCAATGGCTATCAATTGAGCCAAAGTCTGATCAGTTACCTTGAAAAAGGTCAGGATTACAAGATTTTGTTCGGAGATGAAAAAGCAAATGCGCCAGATTATGACCTGAAGTTTTTTGGAGATAGTTTGCAGCAGGAGTTGAAACCACTGAACTATCAATTGATTTCTGCTAATCCTTTATATCAAAAACCACAGGAAAAAAGTAAGGTGGCAAAAGGAGACGGGATTCCGGGCTGGATAATCTGGGCAGCAATTGTCATAGTCGCTGCTTTACTGGGGTTCCTGACTTTTAAAATGACGCAGGAAGTCAGTAAAAGAGATCAAATATAA
- the rsgA gene encoding ribosome small subunit-dependent GTPase A codes for MQGLVIKSTGSWYLVHGEDDRDYQCRIKGKFRIKGIQTTNPVAVGDQVDFEMEPNSENGVIYKLHPRKNYIIRKSINLSKQAQIIAANIDEAFLVVTLASPRTSLGFIDRFLVTAEAYSIPSVLIFNKLDLYNEDGLEVLAEYKNIYESLGYPCYEVSATEGTNMPLIESLLKDKTTLFSGHSGVGKSSLINVLLPDRHIKTGEISESSDKGQHTTTFAEMHTLPFGGYLIDSPGIRELGIYDIKPEELSHYFREMRDMMHQCKFHNCRHINEPGCAVLEAVKSGEIESSRYESYLSMYHGNETRA; via the coding sequence ATGCAAGGACTAGTAATAAAATCAACAGGGAGCTGGTATCTGGTTCATGGAGAAGATGACCGTGATTATCAATGCAGGATTAAAGGAAAATTCCGGATCAAAGGAATTCAGACCACCAATCCTGTTGCAGTTGGAGATCAGGTAGACTTCGAGATGGAGCCTAATTCTGAAAATGGAGTTATTTATAAACTTCATCCCCGCAAAAATTATATCATCAGAAAATCAATCAACTTATCAAAACAGGCGCAGATCATAGCAGCCAATATAGATGAGGCCTTTCTGGTGGTTACGCTCGCCTCTCCCCGTACTTCACTAGGCTTTATAGACCGCTTTTTAGTAACCGCGGAGGCTTACAGCATTCCTTCGGTATTAATCTTCAATAAACTGGATTTATACAATGAAGATGGGCTGGAAGTACTGGCAGAATATAAAAATATCTATGAAAGTCTGGGTTATCCGTGTTATGAAGTTTCTGCAACCGAAGGTACTAATATGCCCTTGATAGAAAGTTTATTAAAAGATAAAACAACCCTGTTTTCAGGGCACTCAGGTGTAGGAAAATCGAGTCTGATCAATGTGTTGCTACCAGACCGTCATATTAAAACGGGCGAGATCTCTGAATCCAGTGATAAGGGCCAGCATACCACAACTTTTGCTGAAATGCATACCCTGCCTTTTGGTGGTTACCTGATCGATAGTCCGGGCATCAGAGAACTGGGTATTTATGATATTAAACCAGAGGAACTGAGTCATTATTTCAGAGAAATGCGTGATATGATGCATCAATGCAAGTTTCACAATTGCCGTCACATCAACGAACCTGGCTGCGCAGTTTTAGAGGCCGTTAAAAGCGGGGAAATCGAAAGCAGCCGCTATGAAAGTTACCTGAGTATGTACCATGGCAATGAAACCAGAGCTTAA
- the dtd gene encoding D-aminoacyl-tRNA deacylase: MRAVIQRVTQASCQVDDTITGSIENGLLVLLGIEEADNQEDLEWLAAKIFNIRIFSDENGLMNKSLADITGDILLISQFTLFAATKKGNRPGFTRAAKPDQAIPLYEAMIRQLSILSDKAVQTGIFGADMKISLVNDGPVTILIDTKNKE, from the coding sequence ATGAGGGCAGTTATACAAAGAGTTACGCAGGCCAGCTGCCAGGTAGACGATACGATAACCGGTTCAATTGAAAACGGGCTGCTCGTTTTATTAGGCATTGAAGAAGCCGACAATCAGGAAGACCTGGAATGGCTCGCTGCTAAAATATTCAATATCCGGATCTTTAGTGACGAAAACGGGCTGATGAATAAATCGCTTGCAGATATAACTGGAGATATTTTACTGATCAGTCAGTTCACCCTGTTTGCAGCGACTAAAAAAGGAAACAGACCCGGATTTACCCGCGCTGCAAAACCAGACCAGGCTATTCCGCTCTATGAAGCCATGATCAGACAACTCAGTATTTTATCAGACAAAGCTGTACAAACAGGGATTTTTGGTGCAGACATGAAAATCAGTTTGGTCAATGACGGGCCGGTTACGATATTAATTGATACTAAAAATAAAGAATAA